From the Maioricimonas rarisocia genome, one window contains:
- a CDS encoding FMN-binding protein translates to MSRRLPARPSPWKGRAIHSGRILLFCAAILLIHWQHARVRSAASQTSGAELSLEEARSLFPAAVGLGDATADGGRQVLDDSGETLGTLLQTSPQADHIVGFSGPTNVLIGFDSDGRIAGLHVLSSGDTKDHVRQVVEDDSFMRSFDGMTREAASRRSDIDAVSGATLTSLAMAESVIHRLGGAQPSLRFPDPVSVEMAEKLFPEAADVVLPEATGGLWSVRDARGKDLGTLVRLSPAADNIVGYQGPTDGILGLGPDGAVIGLVVGETYDNEPYIDYVRDEKYFLNLFNEKPLAELAQLDPYEEQIEGVSGATMTSLAVVDGIVAAAKEAERIRSLPEPEEPPLVDLRTRDIGTAAVVLGGLLIGFTRLRGVWWIRLPWLLLVIGYLGFINGDMVSQAMLVGWAQSGVPWRSAAGLVLLTVAAFIVPFTSRTNLYCSHLCPHGAVQQLIRPRKRRRHPPRRVIRVVALIPGLLLAWVMIVAMGHLPFSLVDIEPFDAYVFRIAGWATITVAVVGLIASAFVPMAYCRYGCPTGALLDWLRLNARSDRLTWRDGLAVGLVLLALGYVLAG, encoded by the coding sequence GTGTCGCGTCGATTGCCTGCCCGTCCGTCTCCCTGGAAAGGTCGGGCCATTCATTCGGGCCGTATCCTGCTCTTCTGTGCCGCGATCCTGCTGATTCACTGGCAGCATGCGCGCGTTCGCTCCGCAGCAAGTCAGACTTCGGGTGCGGAACTCTCGCTCGAGGAGGCGCGATCGCTCTTCCCCGCTGCAGTCGGCCTGGGCGATGCAACGGCTGACGGAGGCCGCCAGGTTCTGGACGACAGCGGCGAGACGCTGGGAACACTTTTGCAAACGTCCCCTCAGGCGGACCACATCGTCGGTTTCTCAGGGCCGACCAACGTGCTGATCGGTTTCGATTCCGATGGGCGTATTGCCGGCCTCCATGTCCTCTCCAGCGGCGACACGAAGGATCACGTTCGCCAGGTGGTCGAGGACGACTCGTTCATGCGTTCCTTTGACGGCATGACCCGCGAAGCAGCGAGCCGTCGCAGCGACATCGACGCTGTTTCGGGAGCCACCCTCACCAGTCTGGCGATGGCCGAGTCCGTCATTCACCGACTCGGCGGGGCCCAACCCTCGTTGCGATTCCCGGATCCTGTCAGCGTCGAGATGGCCGAAAAGCTCTTTCCTGAAGCTGCCGACGTCGTTCTTCCCGAAGCGACTGGCGGGCTCTGGAGCGTTCGCGACGCCAGGGGGAAGGACCTGGGAACGCTCGTCCGGCTTTCGCCAGCGGCAGACAACATCGTCGGCTACCAGGGGCCGACGGATGGCATTCTCGGCCTCGGGCCGGATGGAGCGGTGATCGGTCTCGTCGTGGGAGAGACGTACGACAACGAGCCGTACATCGACTACGTGCGGGATGAGAAGTACTTCCTCAATCTGTTCAACGAAAAGCCGCTGGCTGAACTGGCGCAGCTCGACCCGTACGAGGAACAGATTGAAGGGGTCTCCGGAGCCACGATGACCAGCCTGGCGGTCGTCGACGGTATCGTTGCTGCCGCGAAGGAAGCCGAACGAATTCGTTCCCTGCCCGAGCCGGAAGAGCCGCCGCTGGTCGACCTGCGCACGCGGGACATTGGGACGGCAGCCGTCGTGCTGGGGGGGCTCCTGATCGGCTTCACGCGGCTGCGTGGCGTGTGGTGGATCCGCTTGCCATGGCTGCTGCTGGTGATCGGCTACCTCGGTTTCATCAACGGAGACATGGTCTCGCAGGCGATGCTGGTCGGCTGGGCGCAGAGCGGCGTCCCCTGGCGATCGGCGGCCGGCCTCGTTCTGCTCACCGTGGCCGCCTTTATCGTTCCCTTCACGAGTCGCACGAACCTTTACTGCTCCCACCTGTGTCCGCATGGAGCGGTTCAGCAGTTGATTCGACCCCGCAAACGGCGCCGGCATCCCCCCCGCCGGGTGATCCGTGTGGTGGCCTTGATTCCCGGCCTGCTGCTGGCCTGGGTGATGATCGTTGCGATGGGACACCTGCCGTTCAGTCTGGTCGACATCGAGCCATTCGACGCGTATGTCTTCCGGATTGCCGGCTGGGCGACGATCACCGTGGCGGTCGTGGGGCTGATCGCCTCGGCGTTTGTCCCGATGGCCTACTGCCGGTACGGATGTCCCACCGGAGCACTGCTGGACTGGTTGCGGCTGAATGCTCGCAGCGACCGGCTGACATGGCGGGACGGTCTGGCCGTCGGGCTGGTCCTGCTGGCACTGGGATATGTGCTGGCGGGCTGA
- a CDS encoding PEP-CTERM sorting domain-containing protein (PEP-CTERM proteins occur, often in large numbers, in the proteomes of bacteria that also encode an exosortase, a predicted intramembrane cysteine proteinase. The presence of a PEP-CTERM domain at a protein's C-terminus predicts cleavage within the sorting domain, followed by covalent anchoring to some some component of the (usually Gram-negative) cell surface. Many PEP-CTERM proteins exhibit an unusual sequence composition that includes large numbers of potential glycosylation sites. Expression of one such protein has been shown restore the ability of a bacterium to form floc, a type of biofilm.), with amino-acid sequence MMRAIQLAVACVAVLVATAGQMEAGIMTFDINQTWSQGNGQSDILATSISLGGAGQFTLDPGFGNQYFDFTFAGTGTFSTINSSIEGYYFLDSYSSIEFIGAGNFGDNTFTFDDWDTILVNGATAGVWGGTHDGYLGFRSDTGNFGWINYSFTRAGGVSTLTLLDGAYEDQAGVGILAGDTAVSAVPEPSSLALFGIGACVAGLGSARRRRRQEQQEATA; translated from the coding sequence ATGATGCGGGCGATTCAACTGGCGGTGGCGTGCGTGGCGGTGCTGGTCGCTACGGCGGGACAGATGGAGGCGGGGATCATGACTTTCGATATCAACCAGACCTGGAGCCAAGGAAACGGGCAATCCGATATCCTCGCCACAAGTATCTCGTTAGGAGGTGCGGGCCAGTTCACGCTTGATCCGGGATTCGGCAATCAATACTTTGACTTTACGTTTGCTGGCACTGGGACGTTTTCGACAATCAATTCCAGTATTGAGGGCTACTACTTCTTGGATTCTTACTCCTCAATCGAATTCATCGGAGCTGGCAATTTTGGTGACAACACTTTTACGTTCGATGACTGGGACACAATCCTCGTTAATGGGGCGACTGCTGGTGTTTGGGGTGGAACTCATGATGGGTACTTGGGGTTTAGATCCGATACAGGCAATTTCGGCTGGATCAACTACTCCTTCACTCGGGCTGGTGGTGTTTCGACGCTGACGTTATTGGACGGTGCTTACGAGGATCAAGCAGGCGTGGGCATTCTTGCCGGCGACACTGCTGTGAGTGCCGTCCCCGAACCCTCCTCTCTCGCCTTGTTCGGCATCGGTGCGTGTGTCGCTGGCCTCGGTTCCGCTCGTCGCCGCCGACGTCAAGAGCAGCAAGAGGCCACGGCGTAA
- the ltrA gene encoding group II intron reverse transcriptase/maturase — MEEVTQPENLNRAYRRVKANRGAPGVDGMTIAELPGWIAEHTQEFIARLLDGSYQPQPVRGVEIPKPGGGMRQLGIPTVVDRLVQQAILQVLEPILDPTFSDSSYGFRPRRSAHQAVQQASEYVAEGRTIVVDMDLEKFFDRVNHDILMARLARRVADKRLLRIVRRFLEAGLLQNGVCVARHEGTPQGGPLSPLLANLLLDDLDRELERRGHKFCRYADDCNIYVQSQAAGERVLTSLTMFLEGKLRLRVNREKSAVAVVSERKFLGYRLLSDGRRTIAPASLRRARQRIRQITRRNRGISFERMIGEVNSFTTGWVTYFRHAVGRSPLRKLDGWIRRKLRCVRLKQRKRAKSIAIFLQSLGVPWNQSWTTATCGKGWWRKSGTPSAHHGMSNQWFDTQGYQSLEVRYLSLQH; from the coding sequence ATGGAGGAGGTGACGCAGCCAGAGAATCTGAACCGAGCGTATCGACGCGTGAAAGCGAACCGGGGGGCTCCCGGAGTGGATGGGATGACCATCGCCGAGTTGCCCGGCTGGATCGCAGAGCACACACAGGAATTCATCGCCCGGCTTCTGGACGGGAGCTATCAGCCACAACCGGTTCGCGGGGTCGAGATCCCCAAGCCGGGCGGCGGAATGCGACAACTGGGCATCCCGACGGTGGTGGACCGGCTCGTCCAGCAGGCGATCCTGCAAGTGCTCGAACCGATCCTGGACCCCACTTTTTCGGACTCCAGCTACGGCTTCCGGCCGCGACGCAGCGCCCATCAGGCGGTGCAACAGGCCAGCGAGTATGTGGCGGAGGGACGCACCATTGTGGTGGACATGGACCTCGAGAAGTTCTTTGATCGGGTGAACCATGACATCCTGATGGCCCGTCTGGCCCGACGGGTCGCCGACAAGCGCCTTCTGCGGATCGTCCGCCGCTTCCTGGAAGCCGGGCTGCTGCAGAACGGGGTGTGCGTCGCCCGACACGAAGGGACACCGCAGGGTGGACCACTCTCACCGTTGCTGGCCAACCTGCTGCTGGATGATCTGGACCGGGAACTGGAACGACGGGGACACAAGTTCTGCCGCTACGCCGACGACTGCAACATCTACGTGCAGTCTCAGGCGGCCGGTGAACGGGTACTGACCTCACTGACCATGTTTCTGGAAGGGAAACTTCGTCTGCGTGTCAATCGCGAGAAAAGTGCGGTGGCGGTGGTGAGCGAACGCAAGTTCCTCGGCTACCGGCTGCTCTCCGATGGTCGCCGGACGATCGCTCCCGCCAGTCTCCGGCGTGCCAGGCAGCGTATCCGGCAGATCACCCGCCGGAATCGAGGCATCAGCTTCGAGCGGATGATCGGTGAAGTGAATTCGTTCACGACCGGATGGGTGACCTACTTCCGCCATGCGGTGGGCCGGTCGCCTCTGCGGAAACTGGACGGGTGGATTCGCCGCAAACTCCGCTGCGTGCGGCTCAAGCAACGCAAGCGCGCGAAATCGATTGCTATCTTTCTGCAATCGCTGGGCGTCCCCTGGAACCAATCCTGGACGACGGCGACCTGCGGCAAGGGCTGGTGGCGCAAGTCGGGTACGCCCTCGGCGCATCACGGAATGAGCAACCAGTGGTTCGACACTCAAGGCTACCAGAGCCTCGAAGTCAGATACCTGTCGTTACAACATTGA
- the hrpA gene encoding ATP-dependent RNA helicase HrpA, whose amino-acid sequence MRKRLLQFEKSDQVEVNVTDVESQIEETMLKDRHRLRQSLRRIRDLERRGKPFDRSLTRLQEQVEKSLSIRELRTRRPLKIDFPDELPISARREEIAEAIRDNQVVIICGETGSGKSTQLPKICLDLGRGIVGDIGHTQPRRLAARSVATRVAEELGNRLGDAVGFKIRFTDVTSPKTRVKLMTDGILLAETQSDRRLEQYDTIIIDEAHERSLNIDFLMGYLKRLLPKRPELKLIITSATIDAERFAEFFGSEGSPAPVINVAGRTYPVELLYRPIENDDEGSEPDWLRGIGDAVDELARVDTGDILVFLPTERDIREAARVLRGRNLFGDGPQRATEILPLYSRLSEKDQQRVFASHPHRRIVLATNVAESSLTVPGIRSVIDLGTARISRFSARSSVQRLPIEPISQASADQRKGRCGRVGPGICVRLYSEEDFLNREAFTPPEIQRCNLASVILQTQALGLGDLEDFPFLDPPKPAAIRAGYKMLYEIGALDEEQKLTDFGRKLSRLPVDPRIGRMILAGGEEQCLAEVLIIAAALEIRDPRDRPVEKQQAADQAHEQFRDENSDFLTLLKIWDTFAAWSDKLSRSQLRKACLQNFLSYNRMREWRDLERQLRDIVHGNGMKVGARSQDAERVHRAVVTGLLGNIALKDESSPEYTGSGGQKLVLWPGSAVFEKKPKWIVAAELVETNRRYARMVAPINPAWIESLAGHLVKRTHSEPHWHSRSGSVMAFEKVLLFGLPVVARRRVPYGKVEPAKAREMFIQHALVEGDYESKGKFQQYNRELKESLHDWQARTRNAGLMLGEEAEYEFYDQRIPEGIYDGPRFEKWRRKAEAENPELLHFRREDLLANPEEEVTDSEFPRQLDVGGLRLPLEYHLEPGAAEDGITIVVPQEAARHLDSSRLGWLVPGLLEEKVTALIKTLPKSIRRMFVPVPDTAREVVQRLKFGEGQLEEQLATELRRMTGEYVPVDAFDPDRLPQHLRMNVKLVDTAGEGVAGGRDVEEVQADSKRVAAQIAASEEEKRLQQTGLTDWTFGDLPEEIPLYRRGVLVTGYPMLVDGGETVGVQIALDKTEADYRTRKALIRLFWLQNADRVREQVNWLPKLDHLLAQASELPGSENFREQIGWRIAERAVVASQKVPRNADDFRDWQKLVRNKVSVAVQDIADVLGPMLTSCQAVNRKLKASRNPAMSQAYQDVESQVQQLVAPGFFADRQWAVLRHYPRYLDAILHRLKKLTQGGLAKDRKLTKRLGPYWRRYLEAASREGGSLRRQLAVEQYHWLLEEYRVSLFAQQLRTAVPVSEKRLDEAWKQVPGK is encoded by the coding sequence TTGCGAAAACGTTTGCTGCAGTTCGAGAAGAGCGATCAGGTGGAAGTTAACGTCACGGATGTGGAGTCGCAGATTGAGGAGACGATGCTGAAGGATCGGCATCGCCTGCGGCAGAGCCTGCGCCGTATCCGCGATCTGGAAAGACGGGGCAAGCCATTCGATCGGTCCCTCACGCGTCTGCAGGAGCAGGTCGAGAAATCGCTGAGCATCCGCGAGCTTCGGACCCGGCGGCCACTGAAGATCGACTTCCCCGACGAACTTCCCATCTCGGCCCGCCGCGAAGAGATCGCCGAGGCGATCCGCGACAACCAGGTCGTCATCATCTGCGGCGAAACGGGCTCCGGCAAATCGACACAGCTACCCAAGATCTGCCTCGACCTGGGGCGGGGAATCGTCGGGGACATCGGCCACACGCAGCCGCGGCGTCTGGCGGCCCGATCGGTCGCGACCCGCGTGGCCGAGGAACTCGGCAATCGGCTGGGAGACGCGGTCGGATTCAAGATCCGCTTTACCGACGTCACCTCGCCAAAGACCCGCGTCAAGCTGATGACCGACGGCATCCTGCTGGCGGAGACGCAGTCGGACCGTCGGCTCGAACAGTACGATACGATCATCATCGACGAAGCCCACGAACGGTCGCTCAATATCGACTTTCTGATGGGCTACCTGAAGCGACTGCTGCCGAAGCGGCCGGAACTGAAACTCATCATCACGTCTGCCACGATCGATGCCGAGCGGTTCGCGGAGTTCTTCGGTAGTGAAGGTTCACCGGCCCCGGTCATCAACGTCGCCGGCCGCACCTACCCGGTCGAGCTTCTCTATCGGCCGATCGAGAATGACGACGAAGGAAGCGAGCCGGACTGGCTGCGGGGCATCGGCGATGCGGTCGACGAGCTGGCGCGCGTCGACACGGGCGATATTCTCGTGTTCCTGCCGACCGAACGGGACATTCGCGAGGCGGCCCGCGTGCTGCGGGGGCGGAACCTGTTCGGCGACGGTCCGCAGCGGGCCACCGAGATCCTGCCGCTCTACAGCCGGCTCTCGGAGAAGGATCAGCAGCGGGTTTTCGCGTCGCATCCACACCGCCGGATCGTGCTCGCCACCAACGTGGCCGAGTCGTCATTGACGGTGCCGGGAATCCGCTCGGTCATCGATCTGGGGACGGCCCGCATCAGCCGGTTTTCGGCCCGTTCGAGTGTGCAGCGACTTCCCATCGAGCCGATCTCGCAGGCGTCGGCCGACCAGCGGAAGGGGCGCTGTGGTCGCGTTGGACCGGGCATCTGCGTTCGCCTGTACAGCGAGGAGGATTTCCTCAACCGCGAGGCATTCACGCCGCCCGAAATCCAGCGCTGCAACCTCGCCTCGGTAATCCTGCAGACGCAGGCACTTGGTCTCGGCGACCTCGAGGACTTTCCGTTTCTCGATCCGCCCAAGCCGGCGGCAATTCGCGCCGGCTACAAGATGCTCTACGAGATCGGGGCTCTCGACGAAGAGCAGAAACTGACCGACTTCGGGCGCAAGCTCTCGCGGCTGCCGGTCGATCCCCGCATCGGCCGCATGATTCTGGCCGGCGGCGAAGAGCAGTGCCTGGCGGAAGTGCTCATCATCGCGGCGGCGCTGGAAATCCGTGATCCTCGCGACCGACCGGTGGAGAAGCAGCAGGCGGCCGATCAGGCCCACGAGCAGTTCCGCGACGAGAACTCCGATTTCCTCACGCTGCTGAAGATCTGGGATACCTTCGCCGCGTGGAGCGACAAGCTCTCCCGCAGTCAGCTCCGCAAAGCCTGCCTGCAGAACTTTCTGTCGTACAACCGCATGCGGGAGTGGCGGGATCTCGAGCGGCAGCTTCGCGACATCGTGCATGGCAACGGCATGAAGGTCGGCGCCCGTTCGCAGGATGCCGAACGCGTGCATCGTGCCGTGGTCACTGGATTACTCGGAAACATCGCTCTGAAGGACGAGTCGTCGCCGGAGTACACCGGTTCGGGCGGACAAAAGCTCGTGTTGTGGCCCGGCTCGGCCGTCTTCGAGAAGAAGCCGAAATGGATCGTCGCCGCCGAACTGGTCGAGACGAACCGCCGCTACGCCCGCATGGTGGCTCCGATCAATCCGGCCTGGATCGAGTCACTTGCCGGGCACCTGGTCAAGCGGACGCACAGCGAACCGCACTGGCACAGTCGCAGCGGATCGGTGATGGCGTTCGAGAAGGTGCTGCTGTTCGGGCTGCCTGTCGTCGCCCGCCGCCGCGTTCCGTACGGCAAGGTCGAACCGGCCAAGGCCCGCGAGATGTTCATCCAGCACGCTCTGGTCGAGGGAGACTACGAGTCGAAAGGGAAGTTTCAGCAGTACAACCGCGAGCTGAAGGAATCTTTGCACGACTGGCAGGCCCGGACCCGCAACGCCGGTCTGATGCTCGGCGAAGAGGCGGAGTACGAGTTCTACGACCAGCGGATTCCCGAAGGAATCTACGACGGTCCGCGGTTCGAGAAATGGCGCCGCAAGGCGGAGGCAGAGAACCCGGAGCTCCTCCACTTCCGCCGCGAAGATCTCCTCGCCAATCCCGAGGAGGAGGTGACCGACAGCGAATTTCCCCGTCAGCTCGACGTGGGGGGGCTGCGGCTGCCGCTGGAGTATCACCTCGAACCGGGGGCGGCTGAGGACGGAATCACCATCGTCGTTCCGCAGGAGGCGGCACGTCACCTCGATTCGTCGCGGCTGGGTTGGCTCGTGCCGGGACTACTCGAAGAGAAGGTGACCGCCCTCATCAAGACGCTGCCGAAGTCGATCCGGCGGATGTTCGTGCCGGTCCCCGATACCGCCCGCGAAGTGGTGCAGCGGCTGAAGTTCGGTGAAGGACAGCTCGAAGAACAGCTGGCGACCGAGCTGCGGCGGATGACCGGCGAGTACGTTCCGGTCGATGCGTTCGATCCCGACCGGCTGCCGCAGCACCTGAGGATGAACGTCAAGCTGGTCGACACGGCCGGCGAAGGCGTGGCGGGTGGCCGCGATGTGGAAGAAGTTCAGGCCGATTCGAAACGGGTTGCCGCTCAGATCGCCGCCTCCGAAGAAGAAAAGCGCCTGCAGCAGACCGGCCTGACCGACTGGACCTTCGGCGACCTTCCGGAAGAGATTCCCCTGTATCGCCGCGGCGTACTGGTGACCGGCTATCCGATGCTCGTCGACGGGGGTGAGACTGTCGGCGTGCAGATCGCGCTCGACAAGACGGAAGCCGACTACCGCACCCGTAAGGCGCTCATCCGACTGTTCTGGCTGCAGAACGCCGACCGCGTTCGCGAGCAGGTGAACTGGCTGCCGAAGCTGGACCACCTCCTCGCCCAAGCGAGTGAGTTGCCGGGGAGTGAAAACTTTCGCGAGCAGATCGGCTGGCGGATTGCCGAGCGGGCCGTCGTGGCGAGCCAGAAGGTTCCGCGGAATGCCGACGATTTCCGCGACTGGCAGAAGCTGGTCCGCAACAAGGTGAGCGTCGCCGTGCAGGATATCGCCGATGTTCTCGGTCCGATGCTGACCAGCTGTCAGGCGGTGAACCGGAAACTGAAAGCGTCCCGCAATCCGGCGATGTCTCAGGCATATCAGGATGTCGAATCGCAGGTGCAGCAACTTGTTGCACCCGGCTTCTTCGCCGATCGACAGTGGGCCGTGCTAAGGCACTATCCGCGATACCTCGACGCGATACTGCATCGCCTGAAGAAGCTTACCCAGGGGGGCCTCGCCAAAGACCGCAAGCTCACCAAGCGGCTCGGCCCGTACTGGCGGCGGTATCTCGAAGCGGCCTCCCGGGAAGGTGGCTCCCTCCGACGACAACTGGCGGTCGAGCAGTACCACTGGCTGCTGGAAGAGTACCGCGTGTCGCTGTTCGCGCAGCAGTTACGAACGGCCGTGCCGGTCTCCGAGAAACGCCTCGACGAAGCCTGGAAGCAGGTGCCGGGGAAGTGA
- a CDS encoding SxtJ family membrane protein has translation MALVEINRNPSTKDLRVFAVLQIIFFSVVAWIVYSRTGSTTAAVLIVTISAAVGLFGLVVPSRLRLVYVGWMMAVFPIGWLISHAVLVITYYLVLTPIGLILRMRGYDPLGQKFDPDTATYWNDRPPARDAKDYYRQF, from the coding sequence ATGGCACTTGTCGAGATCAACCGGAATCCTTCAACGAAGGACCTGCGGGTCTTCGCGGTCCTGCAGATCATCTTCTTCAGCGTCGTTGCGTGGATCGTCTACAGCCGGACCGGGTCGACGACCGCAGCTGTCCTCATCGTCACTATCTCGGCAGCCGTCGGACTCTTCGGCCTGGTAGTACCGTCTCGGTTGCGGCTGGTGTACGTGGGATGGATGATGGCCGTGTTCCCGATCGGCTGGCTGATCAGCCATGCCGTGCTTGTCATCACCTATTACCTGGTTCTGACCCCAATCGGCCTGATTCTGCGCATGCGAGGGTATGATCCGCTCGGGCAGAAATTCGATCCCGACACTGCGACGTACTGGAACGACCGCCCCCCAGCACGAGACGCGAAAGATTACTACCGTCAGTTCTGA
- a CDS encoding DUF5989 family protein produces the protein MSDTPQQPASDDFASQADAPAPGLLAEFWDFLKYNKKWWLLPILIVLVLLGVLAVLSSSVVAPFIYPVF, from the coding sequence ATGTCGGACACGCCACAACAGCCCGCGAGCGACGACTTCGCCAGTCAGGCGGACGCCCCGGCTCCCGGTCTGCTCGCAGAATTCTGGGACTTCCTGAAGTACAACAAGAAGTGGTGGCTTTTGCCGATCCTGATCGTGCTCGTCCTGCTGGGCGTTCTGGCCGTGCTGTCGAGTTCGGTGGTGGCACCGTTTATCTATCCCGTTTTTTAA
- a CDS encoding prenyltransferase/squalene oxidase repeat-containing protein, translating to MMLAAIDLTARLWHLLELVVAIVQPVLLLALCLGVVLASAHLLTMLGTRWGDRRVSSKALFFSVAVHLSMTCGIVALVPEYRSQLFRDRESPSEDRIRLETVMQDPVERADAGADRPVAVWEQLPETVREELERLERDFTVPVDDAAERARMDPLQPDPTDIAYRPDMLLEQPLQPRAAESSLPEAAAIPMQVDNPLAEARREADAPSVTRERSTLVAEGQPEQDDAPRPVPGAADRLADRVDLQPDLRSMNASLDEQALVQRSEDSDRITRREAPAESELTAPQAGADAPETDRPGSASAPTKPRIARQRTRTPVSPSETGLQRFRPLTTPSVESPVDPSPANSMLAATPSVRPEIARPDQLSGSPDGDAGGPYRVPAEYRLRSSENREEAARQFGGTDDSERAVQASLAWLKSVQHRDGYWDAGAYGAGRAPEATSASDRPNVGGDSDAGVTALAILAFLGAGHTPDRGEYSETVERALRWLVSQQRDDGNLGGQASSTASMYCHGIATFALAESYGLRSDPLSSRWLRRPVEKAIGYIVDQQLEDGGWRYEKGQPDGDMSMFGWQLMALKSAEIAGVPLPTGVKDRMIRFLRERSLGDRNGLASYRLGREFPVTPAMTAEALFCKQMLGISRDNPASAEAVGYLVRHLPRRSETNYYFWYYGTLSMFHYGGEEWSQWNDALRDLLISTQNSSGRFAGSWEPRGPWGPYGGRIYTTAIATLCLEVYYRYLPLYQASDDYGRN from the coding sequence ATGATGCTCGCGGCAATCGACCTGACGGCACGACTGTGGCACCTCCTCGAGCTGGTCGTGGCCATCGTCCAGCCGGTGCTGCTGCTGGCACTCTGCCTGGGCGTTGTACTGGCGTCGGCTCATCTGCTCACGATGCTCGGGACGCGTTGGGGGGACCGGCGCGTTTCGTCGAAGGCACTCTTCTTCTCGGTTGCGGTTCATCTCTCGATGACGTGCGGCATTGTCGCGCTCGTCCCCGAATACCGTTCGCAGCTGTTTCGCGACCGAGAGTCACCCAGCGAAGATCGCATTCGGCTCGAAACCGTGATGCAGGATCCGGTCGAACGCGCCGACGCCGGTGCCGACCGACCGGTCGCCGTCTGGGAGCAGTTGCCGGAAACTGTCCGCGAAGAACTGGAGCGTCTCGAACGGGATTTCACCGTACCGGTCGACGATGCCGCCGAGCGGGCCCGCATGGATCCCCTCCAGCCGGACCCGACAGACATCGCGTATCGCCCGGACATGCTGCTCGAACAGCCACTGCAGCCCCGCGCTGCCGAATCATCTCTTCCGGAAGCGGCCGCCATACCGATGCAGGTCGACAATCCGCTGGCGGAGGCACGGCGGGAGGCGGATGCCCCTTCCGTCACCCGTGAGCGAAGCACGCTCGTCGCCGAAGGGCAGCCGGAGCAGGATGACGCTCCGCGGCCTGTTCCCGGAGCGGCCGATCGACTGGCGGACCGGGTGGACCTGCAACCGGATCTGCGTTCGATGAATGCCAGCCTGGACGAGCAGGCGCTGGTTCAGCGGTCGGAAGATTCGGACCGGATTACCCGGCGGGAAGCGCCGGCCGAGTCAGAACTGACGGCTCCCCAGGCCGGAGCGGACGCGCCCGAAACGGACCGACCGGGGTCCGCTTCCGCCCCCACAAAACCGCGTATCGCCCGCCAGCGGACTCGCACTCCGGTCAGTCCTTCCGAGACCGGCCTGCAGCGATTTCGCCCCCTGACCACACCGTCGGTCGAATCACCGGTCGATCCGTCGCCGGCCAACTCGATGCTGGCAGCCACTCCGTCGGTCCGTCCCGAGATCGCACGTCCTGACCAGCTGTCTGGCAGTCCGGACGGAGACGCGGGCGGTCCCTATCGCGTTCCGGCAGAGTATCGGCTCCGCAGCAGTGAGAACCGGGAAGAGGCGGCCCGTCAGTTTGGTGGGACCGACGACTCCGAGCGGGCCGTTCAGGCGAGCCTGGCCTGGCTGAAATCAGTCCAGCACCGGGACGGCTACTGGGATGCCGGCGCGTACGGGGCCGGCCGGGCTCCCGAAGCGACCTCGGCGAGCGATCGTCCGAACGTGGGGGGCGATTCGGACGCTGGTGTCACGGCTCTGGCCATCCTGGCATTTCTCGGGGCCGGTCACACACCCGATCGAGGGGAGTACTCCGAGACCGTTGAGCGGGCTCTGCGGTGGTTGGTGTCGCAACAGCGGGACGACGGGAACCTCGGAGGCCAGGCGTCTTCAACGGCGTCGATGTACTGCCACGGCATCGCGACATTCGCCTTGGCCGAGTCTTACGGTCTGCGAAGTGATCCCCTGTCCAGTCGCTGGCTGCGTCGGCCCGTCGAGAAAGCGATCGGGTACATCGTGGATCAGCAGCTCGAGGACGGCGGCTGGCGGTACGAAAAGGGGCAGCCGGATGGCGATATGAGCATGTTCGGCTGGCAGTTGATGGCCCTGAAGAGTGCCGAGATTGCCGGCGTCCCCCTGCCAACCGGCGTCAAGGACCGGATGATCCGATTCCTGCGCGAGCGGAGTCTGGGAGACCGCAACGGACTGGCGAGCTATCGGCTGGGGCGCGAGTTCCCCGTGACGCCCGCGATGACAGCCGAGGCACTCTTCTGCAAGCAGATGCTCGGGATCTCCCGCGACAACCCCGCCAGCGCCGAGGCGGTCGGATACCTCGTGCGCCATCTCCCCAGGCGCTCCGAGACAAACTACTACTTCTGGTACTACGGCACGCTGTCGATGTTCCACTACGGTGGCGAAGAATGGTCTCAGTGGAACGACGCTCTGCGTGACCTGCTCATCAGTACACAAAACAGCAGCGGCCGGTTCGCCGGCAGCTGGGAGCCCCGCGGCCCGTGGGGACCCTACGGCGGACGGATTTACACGACAGCGATCGCGACGCTCTGTCTCGAGGTCTACTACCGCTATCTGCCGCTCTATCAGGCGAGTGACGACTACGGCCGCAACTGA